A region from the Candidatus Limnocylindrales bacterium genome encodes:
- a CDS encoding sulfite exporter TauE/SafE family protein → MLETLDLLVVALAAVAAGAVNALAGGGTLITFPMLVAVGVPAVTANVTNTVALCPGYFGATLAQRRELAGQRRRLAMLLPAAALGGVAGAMLLLQTGEKTFRELIPFLILLASVLLAVQARVRRWLQRRREDARAAAAGSGGAAYGEGGADGASYGGSFGAASEGGHALEARAPDRVAAVLTALAAIYGGYFGAGLSVIVLAVLGVALEDSLTRLNALKQAVALATNVAAAVFFLFSGQVVWSAALAMAAGALAGGALGGRLASLIAPEVLRWIVVAVGVFLSLVYFAR, encoded by the coding sequence ATGCTGGAGACGCTCGATCTGCTCGTGGTTGCACTGGCGGCCGTGGCCGCGGGTGCGGTCAACGCGCTGGCCGGCGGAGGGACGCTGATCACGTTTCCGATGCTGGTCGCCGTCGGTGTGCCGGCGGTGACGGCCAACGTCACCAACACGGTCGCCCTGTGTCCGGGATATTTTGGCGCCACGCTCGCACAGCGCCGCGAGCTCGCGGGCCAGCGGCGACGTCTTGCGATGCTGCTGCCGGCGGCGGCGCTCGGCGGCGTCGCTGGCGCGATGCTGTTGCTGCAGACGGGCGAGAAGACGTTTCGGGAGCTGATCCCGTTCCTGATCCTGCTCGCCTCGGTGTTGCTGGCGGTGCAGGCGCGCGTGCGGCGATGGCTGCAGCGCCGGCGCGAGGACGCGCGCGCCGCCGCAGCGGGCAGCGGTGGGGCGGCCTACGGGGAAGGCGGCGCCGACGGTGCAAGCTACGGCGGTAGCTTCGGCGCCGCGTCCGAAGGCGGCCACGCGCTCGAAGCGCGCGCCCCGGATCGCGTTGCTGCCGTCCTGACCGCGCTGGCGGCGATCTACGGCGGCTACTTCGGCGCCGGCTTGAGCGTCATCGTCCTGGCGGTTCTCGGCGTTGCGCTGGAGGATTCGCTGACGCGGCTGAACGCGCTCAAGCAGGCGGTGGCGCTGGCGACCAACGTGGCTGCAGCCGTCTTCTTCCTGTTCTCCGGCCAGGTCGTGTGGAGCGCGGCGCTGGCGATGGCCGCGGGCGCGCTCGCCGGCGGCGCCCTCGGCGGACGCCTGGCGAGCCTCATCGCGCCCGAGGTGCTGCGGTGGATCGTCGTCGCCGTCGGCGTCTTCCTCTCGCTCGTGTACTTCGCGCGCTGA
- a CDS encoding glutathione S-transferase family protein, which yields MIKLYHSTLSRSMRILWLLEELEVPYELVKRELTVPIRPYSQDTPTGKFPTIEDDGMVMFESIAIAEYILERYGNGRLAPAPSSSERGPFLQWMHFAEATAFVPVAVIAWHKFFRHDAERIPEAIADYETWAHSALDQVEKALEGRDHLLASGFSAADVMLGYTLQTAKFFDLLTDRHPRTCAYFARLMQRPAFQKAMS from the coding sequence ATGATCAAGCTGTACCACTCGACCCTGAGCCGCTCGATGCGGATCCTGTGGCTGCTCGAAGAGCTCGAAGTGCCCTACGAACTCGTCAAACGCGAGCTGACCGTGCCGATCCGGCCCTATTCGCAGGACACGCCGACGGGCAAATTCCCTACCATCGAGGACGACGGCATGGTGATGTTCGAGTCCATCGCCATCGCCGAGTACATCCTGGAGAGATACGGCAACGGGCGTCTGGCTCCCGCGCCCTCCTCGTCCGAACGCGGTCCCTTCCTGCAGTGGATGCACTTTGCCGAGGCCACCGCGTTCGTGCCGGTGGCGGTCATCGCCTGGCACAAGTTCTTCCGGCACGACGCCGAGCGTATTCCCGAGGCGATCGCGGACTACGAGACGTGGGCGCACTCGGCGCTCGACCAGGTGGAAAAGGCGCTCGAGGGCCGGGACCATCTGCTCGCCAGCGGCTTCTCCGCCGCCGACGTCATGCTCGGGTACACGCTGCAGACGGCGAAGTTCTTCGATCTTCTGACCGACCGTCACCCGCGGACATGCGCATACTTCGCACGTCTGATGCAGCGCCCGGCGTTTCAGAAGGCGATGTCGTAG
- a CDS encoding superoxide dismutase, producing the protein MKKYSLPELPYDYSALEPHYSARLLELHHSKHHAAYVDGANTTLEKLEAAREKKDFSAINQLQKNLAFHLSGHVLHSLFWNNMSPHGGGMPDGELDACIRESFGSVEALQAQMTEAALNVQGSGWGALAWEPVGKSLVVEQIYDHQGNIGNGTVPLLVLDMWEHAYYLQYQNVKAEWVKAFWRIVNWQDAAQRFAKVRTLDLALDRQAPMQERARQSA; encoded by the coding sequence ATGAAGAAGTACTCCCTTCCCGAGCTCCCCTACGATTACTCCGCGCTGGAGCCGCACTACTCGGCGCGGCTCCTCGAGCTGCACCACTCCAAGCACCACGCCGCCTACGTCGATGGAGCGAACACCACGCTCGAAAAGCTGGAGGCGGCGCGCGAGAAGAAGGATTTCAGCGCCATCAACCAGCTGCAGAAGAACCTGGCCTTCCATCTGTCCGGCCACGTGCTGCACTCCCTGTTCTGGAACAACATGAGCCCGCACGGCGGCGGCATGCCCGACGGCGAGCTGGACGCGTGCATCCGCGAGTCGTTCGGCTCCGTGGAAGCGCTACAGGCGCAGATGACCGAAGCCGCGCTGAACGTGCAGGGCTCGGGATGGGGCGCGCTCGCGTGGGAGCCGGTGGGCAAGAGCCTGGTCGTCGAGCAGATCTACGATCACCAGGGCAACATCGGCAACGGCACCGTGCCGCTTCTCGTGCTCGACATGTGGGAGCACGCCTACTACCTGCAATACCAGAACGTGAAGGCCGAATGGGTCAAGGCGTTCTGGAGGATCGTGAACTGGCAGGACGCGGCGCAGCGCTTCGCCAAGGTCCGCACGCTCGATCTCGCGCTCGATCGGCAGGCTCCGATGCAGGAACGCGCACGGCAGTCGGCGTAG
- a CDS encoding FAD-dependent oxidoreductase, with protein sequence MSRNGQSTSIWMSVSNPRHPALTNDVFADVCVIGGGIAGMTTAYLLVQEGRSVVLIDDGPVASGQTERTTAHLSNAIDARYFEIERLHGEEGARLTAESHSAAIDCIESIVAQESIDCGFERVDGYLFLAPEHSTDLLEKELAAAHRAGLTQVEKLDRADFDKFETGPCLRFPRQGQFHPLQYLSAVAEAIVRKGGRIFSDTKATEITGGKPARVRTAAGSTVTCEAVVVATNTPINDRVAIHTKQAPYRTYVITAKVPARSVPNALFWDTHDPYHYIRLFRSGGGQGSQENESGFDTIIIGGEDHKTGQNHEPEECFGRLEDWARERFPITGHVEHCWSGQVWETVDGLGFIGRNPMDSDNVYISTGDCGMGMTHGTIAGMLLTDLIQGRDNVWSTLYDPTRKNIKAAMEYAKENTNVAWQYTDWLTPGEVSSAGEVAPGHGAIMRCGLSKVAVYRDDSSSVCELSAVCTHLGGIVQWNSAEHTWDCPVHGSRFEARGRVVTGPANSDLAPHEHPQPDAAPPREQQQYQPPFDRHREGPETARDRSGQ encoded by the coding sequence ATGAGCCGCAATGGGCAAAGCACTTCGATCTGGATGTCGGTGTCCAATCCCCGTCATCCTGCACTCACCAATGACGTCTTCGCCGATGTCTGCGTCATCGGCGGCGGCATCGCCGGCATGACAACGGCCTATCTGCTCGTGCAGGAAGGGCGGTCGGTCGTCCTGATCGACGACGGCCCGGTTGCCAGCGGCCAGACCGAACGCACCACGGCTCACCTCTCCAATGCCATCGACGCCCGCTACTTCGAGATCGAACGCCTTCACGGCGAGGAAGGCGCGCGACTGACGGCCGAGAGCCACAGCGCGGCCATCGACTGCATCGAGAGCATCGTCGCGCAGGAGAGCATCGACTGCGGCTTCGAGCGCGTCGACGGCTATCTGTTCCTCGCGCCCGAGCACTCCACCGACCTGCTGGAGAAGGAGCTCGCGGCGGCGCATCGCGCGGGCCTGACGCAGGTCGAGAAGCTCGACCGCGCCGACTTCGACAAGTTCGAGACCGGGCCGTGCCTGCGTTTTCCGCGCCAGGGACAGTTCCATCCGCTGCAGTACCTGAGCGCCGTGGCCGAGGCGATCGTGCGCAAGGGCGGGCGCATCTTCTCCGACACGAAGGCCACGGAGATCACCGGCGGAAAGCCGGCCCGCGTGCGCACGGCCGCGGGCTCGACCGTGACGTGCGAGGCCGTCGTGGTCGCGACGAACACGCCCATCAACGATCGCGTGGCCATTCATACCAAGCAGGCGCCGTATCGAACGTACGTCATCACGGCGAAGGTTCCGGCCCGCTCGGTGCCCAACGCCTTGTTCTGGGATACGCACGATCCGTATCACTACATCCGGCTGTTCCGCTCCGGCGGCGGGCAGGGCAGCCAGGAGAACGAAAGCGGCTTCGACACCATCATCATCGGCGGCGAAGACCACAAGACGGGTCAGAATCACGAGCCCGAGGAGTGCTTCGGCCGACTCGAGGACTGGGCACGCGAGCGCTTCCCTATCACCGGGCACGTCGAGCACTGCTGGTCGGGGCAGGTCTGGGAGACGGTGGACGGGCTCGGCTTCATCGGCCGCAATCCCATGGATTCCGACAACGTCTACATCTCCACCGGCGACTGCGGCATGGGCATGACGCATGGGACCATCGCCGGCATGCTGCTGACCGACCTCATCCAGGGACGCGACAACGTCTGGTCGACGCTCTACGACCCGACGCGCAAGAACATCAAGGCCGCGATGGAGTACGCGAAGGAGAACACCAACGTCGCCTGGCAGTACACCGACTGGCTGACGCCTGGCGAGGTTTCCAGCGCCGGCGAGGTCGCGCCGGGGCACGGCGCGATCATGCGCTGCGGCCTGTCCAAGGTCGCGGTCTATCGCGACGACAGCAGCTCGGTGTGCGAGCTGTCGGCGGTGTGCACGCACCTCGGCGGCATCGTGCAGTGGAACTCGGCCGAGCATACGTGGGACTGTCCGGTGCACGGCTCGCGCTTCGAGGCGCGTGGCCGGGTGGTCACCGGGCCTGCCAATTCGGACCTCGCGCCTCACGAGCATCCGCAGCCCGATGCCGCGCCGCCGCGGGAGCAACAGCAGTACCAGCCGCCGTTCGATCGTCATCGCGAAGGACCGGAGACGGCGCGCGACAGGAGCGGGCAATGA
- a CDS encoding YtxH domain-containing protein — MNIDDILQSLPTREDLTNAINRYSSSSSNWMSGNSSSTTTDLLPALGIFGTGMLLGAGLAILFAPKPGAELRREIGDKLSEYGGQAREMAEQASEQGRQMASEYADQARQMAGQSGQQGQQSGGYSQGSTSTTGGGTGGYSQGSSTAGGGLGSSSQTGGVSGGGTGRTHG; from the coding sequence ATGAACATTGACGACATTCTCCAGTCCCTCCCGACGCGAGAGGACCTGACCAACGCGATCAACCGGTACAGCTCCTCCAGCAGCAACTGGATGAGCGGCAACAGCAGCAGCACAACCACGGATCTGCTGCCCGCGCTCGGCATCTTCGGAACGGGCATGCTGCTCGGCGCTGGCCTGGCGATCCTGTTCGCACCGAAGCCGGGCGCGGAGCTGCGCCGCGAGATCGGCGACAAGCTGAGCGAGTACGGCGGGCAGGCACGCGAGATGGCGGAGCAGGCGAGCGAACAGGGCAGGCAGATGGCCAGCGAGTATGCCGACCAGGCGCGCCAGATGGCGGGCCAGAGCGGCCAGCAGGGCCAGCAGAGCGGCGGATACTCGCAGGGCAGCACGAGCACGACCGGCGGCGGCACCGGCGGTTATTCCCAGGGCAGCAGCACCGCCGGCGGCGGCCTCGGCAGCTCGAGCCAGACCGGCGGCGTCAGCGGCGGCGGCACCGGAAGAACGCACGGCTGA
- a CDS encoding phage holin family protein: MRAARAAFAPSRTICTSTTDAQTAIARRRVRQTVQPQKDGHHEDRESRRVQAPSAFQARMRQAMANRSEPGGPRYVEPENRRANGVGAYAPGSEPSLPAALEKLASATQGVITKRIDLVMLEINALVGTLVVRTALVIFGVIVGLAAWFGAISALVLWLTPNMGTVGHLAIFALVNAAIGAVVVFFAVREQLPKLAAEAEEEHERDDSRATAQHTHH, encoded by the coding sequence TTGCGCGCAGCACGCGCGGCGTTTGCTCCGTCAAGAACGATCTGCACGTCAACAACTGACGCGCAGACCGCGATCGCGAGAAGGCGGGTGCGCCAGACGGTGCAGCCGCAGAAGGACGGGCATCATGAGGACCGGGAGAGTCGGCGCGTCCAGGCGCCGAGCGCCTTCCAGGCGAGGATGAGACAAGCCATGGCAAATCGTTCCGAACCGGGCGGGCCGCGCTACGTAGAGCCCGAGAATCGCAGAGCCAACGGCGTTGGCGCCTATGCGCCGGGAAGCGAGCCGTCGCTGCCGGCGGCGCTGGAAAAGCTGGCATCGGCAACCCAAGGCGTCATCACCAAACGCATCGATCTCGTGATGCTGGAGATCAACGCGCTCGTGGGCACGCTCGTCGTGCGCACTGCCCTGGTGATCTTCGGCGTCATCGTCGGCCTTGCCGCATGGTTCGGCGCCATCTCGGCGCTGGTCCTGTGGCTGACCCCGAACATGGGAACGGTCGGGCACCTGGCGATTTTCGCGCTCGTCAATGCGGCCATCGGCGCCGTCGTCGTCTTCTTTGCCGTGCGCGAACAGCTGCCCAAGCTCGCCGCCGAAGCCGAAGAAGAACACGAGCGCGACGACTCACGCGCGACGGCGCAACACACCCATCACTGA
- a CDS encoding BON domain-containing protein yields the protein MIPISQPRPSFLAGGLLLAGFLFMAAPVLAAPNDVWITTKVKLALISSDGIHANAIDAINVDTVNRQVTLHGSVRNAAEKEKAERVAKAVDGVRSVRNLLVVVPAAKQEQVQARDEAIARDVEMKLQHEDSLGDSNISIRSVHKGVVLLGGTARTLTDHLTAVQLAGSVEGVRRVASEIQSPDTLADADIWRERPRSAGSTGTAPAPGHVENKVAANAVRDPATGESINPNVNIDNTRATGSYGDADDPRENRAKVAALEKDDREEKRAAAALPDTETSSPGEIRNAKAGGAAGEAAASETGGTAPVSNEAAVRETARRGNDAARPSGAAADLYTTSMVKMRLLADDATPAMDINVDTRGGVVTLFGIVADEKEKAAAERQARQVDGVRDVKNELQVVASAKKEAVTARDDEIATNLQKSMGERVALKNVEVDVKNCVARLSGTVPSSIERLEAMQVARSTRGVCSVKNDLHVNN from the coding sequence ATGATTCCGATCAGCCAGCCACGCCCAAGCTTTCTCGCCGGCGGCCTCCTGCTCGCCGGCTTCCTCTTCATGGCTGCGCCGGTCCTTGCGGCACCCAACGACGTCTGGATCACGACCAAGGTGAAGCTGGCGCTGATCTCGTCCGACGGCATCCATGCCAATGCCATCGATGCGATCAACGTCGACACGGTCAATCGCCAGGTCACGCTGCACGGCTCGGTCAGGAACGCAGCGGAGAAGGAGAAAGCCGAACGCGTGGCGAAGGCCGTCGACGGCGTCCGCAGCGTCCGCAACCTGCTCGTGGTGGTGCCTGCCGCGAAACAGGAGCAGGTCCAGGCGCGTGATGAAGCGATCGCGCGCGACGTCGAGATGAAGCTGCAGCACGAGGACTCCCTCGGCGACAGCAACATCTCCATCCGTTCGGTCCACAAGGGAGTGGTGCTTCTCGGCGGGACCGCGCGCACGTTGACGGATCATCTCACCGCCGTGCAACTGGCCGGCAGCGTCGAGGGCGTGCGCCGCGTGGCAAGCGAGATTCAGAGCCCCGACACGCTCGCCGATGCCGACATCTGGCGCGAACGGCCACGATCCGCGGGCAGCACCGGCACCGCGCCGGCACCCGGGCACGTCGAGAACAAGGTTGCCGCCAACGCCGTGCGCGATCCTGCCACCGGCGAGAGCATCAATCCCAACGTCAACATCGACAATACGCGCGCCACCGGTAGCTACGGCGATGCCGACGATCCCCGCGAGAACCGGGCGAAGGTGGCGGCACTGGAAAAGGATGACCGCGAGGAGAAACGCGCTGCGGCCGCGCTTCCGGACACCGAGACGTCCTCGCCCGGCGAGATCAGGAACGCGAAGGCGGGCGGCGCGGCCGGCGAAGCGGCTGCATCCGAGACCGGCGGCACGGCGCCGGTCTCGAACGAGGCCGCCGTTCGGGAAACGGCCCGTCGCGGCAACGACGCGGCCCGTCCCAGCGGCGCCGCCGCGGACCTGTACACGACCTCGATGGTGAAGATGCGGTTGCTCGCCGACGACGCGACGCCTGCCATGGACATCAACGTCGATACCCGTGGAGGGGTCGTTACGCTGTTCGGCATCGTTGCCGACGAGAAGGAGAAGGCGGCGGCAGAGCGCCAGGCGCGCCAGGTCGACGGCGTGCGCGACGTCAAGAACGAGCTGCAGGTCGTGGCCTCCGCCAAAAAAGAGGCCGTGACCGCGCGCGACGACGAAATCGCCACCAACCTGCAGAAGAGCATGGGCGAGCGCGTCGCGCTCAAGAACGTCGAGGTGGACGTCAAGAACTGCGTCGCGCGGCTGAGCGGAACGGTGCCATCGAGCATCGAGCGGCTCGAGGCGATGCAGGTTGCGCGCAGCACGCGCGGCGTTTGCTCCGTCAAGAACGATCTGCACGTCAACAACTGA
- a CDS encoding DUF1328 domain-containing protein → MLHYAVVFFVIALIASVLGFNGVAGLSAQVGWLFAVLALIFLAVALLSGRGGRGISAP, encoded by the coding sequence ATGCTACATTACGCAGTCGTTTTTTTCGTCATCGCGCTCATTGCGTCCGTACTGGGATTCAATGGCGTAGCCGGCCTGTCGGCGCAGGTCGGATGGCTTTTCGCCGTTCTGGCTCTGATCTTCCTCGCTGTGGCGCTTCTGAGCGGCCGCGGCGGCCGGGGCATTTCCGCACCATGA
- a CDS encoding CsbD family protein, with amino-acid sequence MNWDQIEGKWKELAGGVKERWGKLTDDELTTIGGKRDKLAGVLQQKYGMAKEKVEEEISDFERSLDDTNRRMH; translated from the coding sequence ATGAACTGGGACCAGATCGAAGGAAAGTGGAAAGAGCTCGCAGGCGGCGTGAAAGAGCGTTGGGGCAAGCTGACCGACGATGAACTCACGACCATCGGAGGCAAGCGCGACAAGCTCGCCGGCGTTCTCCAGCAGAAGTACGGCATGGCCAAGGAAAAAGTCGAAGAGGAGATTTCGGACTTCGAGCGAAGCCTCGACGACACGAACAGGCGCATGCACTAG
- a CDS encoding phospholipase D-like domain-containing protein, with protein MTLAVAAAVLLSSSGCVYTNSVVNGVRSALLSKSKQNNYVFHPSFVVEEPEFFRSLHIIGEGMVAGNHATLLENGVEIFPAMTADIRNAKVSVNMETFIFADDEAGRIFADALMEAAQRGVKVRLTVDDWGADMGKLEKEMMNAGVRIARYNPLRFYTLRRPGVRTHRKLLIVDGKIGYTGGLGVDKRWLGDARNPDEWRETQVRVTGPVVAQLQGIFNENWTFTTGEILAGDDYFPALQPTGKMIAHAIKSSTGDSASLPKMLYIMTIQAARDYIHITNPYFIPDAQVRRALSAAAQRGVDVHVLVPGEHNDLPMIRYNSRMHYAGLLENGVKICEYLPTMIHSKMMVVDGIFSTIGSINFDARSMSVNAEESLSVYDRDFATAMEDMFQRDLQHCEEMQLEKWQRRSVFKRAGELIFWILEPYY; from the coding sequence ATGACGCTCGCGGTGGCAGCGGCGGTCCTGCTGAGCAGCAGCGGCTGCGTCTACACCAACAGCGTCGTCAACGGGGTGCGCAGCGCGCTGCTGTCCAAGAGCAAGCAGAACAACTACGTCTTCCACCCTTCGTTCGTGGTGGAGGAGCCCGAGTTCTTCCGCTCGCTCCACATCATCGGCGAGGGAATGGTGGCGGGAAACCACGCCACGCTGCTCGAGAACGGAGTCGAGATCTTCCCGGCGATGACGGCCGACATCCGCAACGCCAAGGTGTCGGTGAACATGGAGACGTTCATCTTCGCCGACGACGAGGCCGGCCGGATCTTCGCCGATGCGCTCATGGAGGCGGCGCAGCGCGGCGTCAAGGTGCGCCTGACGGTCGACGATTGGGGCGCCGACATGGGCAAGCTCGAAAAGGAGATGATGAATGCCGGCGTGCGGATCGCGCGCTACAATCCGTTGCGCTTCTATACCCTGCGCCGGCCCGGCGTGCGCACGCACCGCAAGCTGCTGATCGTGGACGGCAAGATCGGCTACACCGGCGGCCTCGGCGTGGACAAGCGCTGGCTCGGCGACGCGCGGAACCCCGATGAGTGGCGCGAGACCCAGGTGCGGGTAACGGGCCCCGTGGTCGCGCAGCTGCAGGGCATCTTCAACGAGAACTGGACGTTCACCACCGGCGAGATCCTGGCCGGCGACGACTACTTCCCGGCGCTGCAGCCGACCGGGAAGATGATCGCGCACGCGATCAAGTCCTCGACCGGAGACTCCGCCTCGCTGCCCAAGATGCTCTACATCATGACGATCCAGGCGGCGCGCGACTACATCCACATCACCAATCCCTATTTCATCCCCGACGCTCAGGTCCGGCGCGCGCTGAGCGCGGCCGCGCAGAGGGGGGTCGACGTGCACGTGCTGGTTCCCGGCGAGCACAACGACCTGCCGATGATCCGGTACAACTCGCGCATGCACTACGCAGGCCTTCTCGAGAACGGCGTCAAGATCTGCGAATACCTGCCGACGATGATCCACAGCAAGATGATGGTCGTCGACGGCATCTTCTCCACGATCGGGTCGATCAACTTCGACGCGCGGTCGATGTCGGTCAACGCGGAAGAAAGCCTTTCGGTCTACGATCGCGACTTCGCTACCGCGATGGAGGACATGTTCCAGCGCGACTTGCAGCACTGCGAGGAGATGCAGCTGGAGAAGTGGCAGCGTCGCAGCGTCTTCAAGCGCGCCGGCGAGCTGATCTTCTGGATCCTCGAACCGTACTACTGA
- the ligD gene encoding non-homologous end-joining DNA ligase: MAKRIPAIRKAGTRTLEVSNLDKVLFPDDGITKGDILDYYDAICGWMLPHLKNRPLVLQRYPDGIARFGFYQKQASEHFPDWIGTVRVKKEGGWQDLVVCNDRATLLYLANQAALTLHPWLSRADRIHCPDVLVVDLDPPSGQFEQARSAARCCKKIFDEMEAPVFLKTTGSKGLHLVVPLTGKDDFDVVRAFARDLMDLLAARYPDELTVEHRKANRRGRLYLDIARNAYAQTAVSAYSVRALPGAPVSAPIEWDELRRKSLDSRTYTIRNVLRHVEAGDPWAELRRRRCSPATMRKRLAELTRGGRLP, translated from the coding sequence ATGGCCAAACGCATCCCAGCGATCCGCAAGGCCGGCACGCGCACACTGGAGGTGTCGAACCTGGACAAGGTGCTGTTCCCCGACGACGGCATCACCAAGGGAGACATCCTCGACTACTACGATGCGATCTGCGGGTGGATGCTGCCGCACCTGAAGAACCGCCCGCTGGTTCTTCAGCGCTACCCGGACGGCATCGCCAGGTTCGGCTTCTATCAAAAGCAGGCCAGCGAGCATTTTCCCGACTGGATCGGAACCGTGCGCGTCAAGAAGGAAGGCGGCTGGCAGGATCTGGTCGTGTGCAACGACCGCGCGACGCTCCTCTACCTGGCCAACCAGGCAGCGCTCACGTTGCACCCGTGGCTGAGCCGCGCCGACCGCATCCACTGTCCCGACGTGCTCGTGGTCGATCTGGATCCTCCCTCCGGACAGTTCGAGCAGGCGCGCTCGGCGGCCCGCTGCTGCAAGAAGATCTTCGATGAGATGGAGGCGCCGGTGTTCCTGAAGACCACCGGCTCCAAGGGCCTTCATCTGGTGGTGCCGCTGACGGGCAAGGACGACTTCGACGTCGTACGCGCGTTCGCGCGCGACCTCATGGATCTGCTGGCGGCGCGGTATCCTGACGAGCTGACCGTCGAGCACCGCAAGGCCAACCGCCGCGGCCGCCTCTACCTCGACATCGCGCGCAATGCGTATGCCCAGACGGCCGTCAGCGCCTACTCGGTGCGTGCACTGCCCGGCGCGCCCGTTTCGGCCCCCATCGAGTGGGACGAGCTGCGGCGCAAGAGCCTGGACTCGCGCACGTACACCATCCGCAACGTGCTGCGGCACGTCGAGGCCGGCGACCCGTGGGCCGAGCTGCGCCGGCGCCGCTGCTCGCCCGCGACCATGCGAAAGCGGCTAGCGGAGTTGACGCGCGGCGGCCGCCTCCCCTGA
- the ligD gene encoding non-homologous end-joining DNA ligase — translation MTAAAAWNALAESERALLRKKRQPPWMEPMLATLTDEHFSDPGWIYERKLDGVRCLAFRCGDRVRLYSRNRRDMSATYPELVRALSRQRCGDFIVDGEIVAMDGKATSFARLQARMGVADPGPALVRAVPVHLYLFDIPFFDGFDTTRLPVTARKKLLARALRFGGALAYTEHRAEHGVTFLEEACRQGWEGLIAKLASGTYACRRSRDWLKFKCLARQELVIGGYTDPTGARTSFGALLVGYYERGRLRYAGKVGTGFTAATLESLGAKLRRLTTDRCPFEPAPRVRGAHWARPALVGEFGFTEWTNDGKLRHPRFYGLRTDKKAGDVRRERPKA, via the coding sequence GTGACGGCGGCCGCGGCCTGGAACGCGCTCGCCGAGAGCGAGCGTGCGCTGCTGCGCAAGAAGCGGCAGCCGCCGTGGATGGAGCCGATGCTGGCGACCCTGACCGATGAGCACTTCTCCGATCCCGGCTGGATCTACGAGCGCAAGCTCGACGGCGTCCGCTGCCTGGCCTTCCGCTGCGGCGACCGCGTGCGCCTGTACTCGCGCAACCGCCGCGACATGAGCGCGACGTATCCGGAGCTCGTGCGCGCGCTGTCGCGGCAGCGCTGCGGCGACTTCATCGTCGACGGAGAGATCGTGGCCATGGACGGCAAGGCCACCAGCTTCGCGCGCCTGCAGGCACGGATGGGCGTCGCCGATCCCGGTCCTGCCCTGGTACGGGCGGTCCCGGTGCACCTTTATCTGTTCGACATCCCGTTCTTCGACGGCTTCGACACGACGCGGCTGCCGGTGACCGCGCGCAAGAAGCTCCTGGCGCGGGCGCTGCGGTTCGGCGGCGCGCTCGCCTACACCGAGCACCGCGCGGAGCATGGCGTCACGTTCCTCGAGGAGGCGTGCCGCCAGGGCTGGGAGGGCCTCATCGCGAAGCTCGCCAGCGGCACGTACGCCTGCCGCCGCTCGCGAGACTGGCTCAAGTTCAAGTGCCTCGCGCGCCAGGAGCTGGTCATCGGCGGCTACACCGACCCGACGGGCGCCCGCACCAGCTTTGGCGCACTGCTGGTGGGCTACTACGAGCGAGGCCGGCTGCGCTACGCCGGCAAGGTCGGCACGGGCTTCACCGCGGCCACGCTTGAATCGCTCGGCGCGAAGCTGCGGCGGCTGACCACCGACAGGTGCCCCTTCGAGCCGGCGCCGCGCGTGCGCGGTGCGCACTGGGCCCGGCCTGCGCTGGTCGGCGAGTTCGGGTTCACCGAATGGACCAACGACGGCAAGCTGCGTCACCCGCGGTTCTACGGCCTTCGCACCGACAAGAAGGCCGGCGACGTCCGCCGCGAAAGGCCGAAGGCCTAG